The Epinephelus lanceolatus isolate andai-2023 chromosome 21, ASM4190304v1, whole genome shotgun sequence genome has a segment encoding these proteins:
- the LOC117247111 gene encoding factor VII-activating protease-like isoform X2, producing MHDIEYGDDYTTDAPNTGFDNSDWFFDLLDVSHACDPDPCLNGGSCQVQSATAFTCLCPEPYIGKRCQSVRNVCQNVRCGHGDCVVNLKKDPFYECKCKPPYQGPDCKTVPVSACEPNPCQNGGSCTKGNRRLRCLCDDGYSGKFCEIAATDCYEGNGETYRGVVSVTDDGHECLDWHSNFIVMNGDDPFSMYSDFTGLELNNHCRNPDGDDKPWCYYKNQGRLKWDYCKVKKCSEATPPSPVQPVPGPAQFSQCGISESHPVRNSRIFGGKKSLPGAHPWQVSVQVRQKGSTAAFGHFCGGILITSCWVLTAAHCIEPQYDYQVVLGGVNIEKQEEMDQTIPVIQTIPHENYRDNTTALYNDVALLKLQVTDSPYCAKESRFVKTACLPDQVFPAGKECVVSGWGATETQRYSSQLLNARVFLISDQRCKDPTVYGSVLDNSMFCAGTLQGGIDSCQGDSGGPLVCQQNGTHYITGVVSWGYGCAERNKPGVYANVNAFTSWIKSKIN from the exons ATGCATG ACATTGAGTACGGAGATGACTACACCACTGACGCCCCTAACACTGGTTTTGATAATAGCGACTGGTTCTTTGACCTCTTAGATGTGTCCC ATGCTTGTGATCCAGACCCTTGCCTCAACGGTGGCTCGTGCCAAGTTCAATCCGCCACAGCATTCACATGCCTGTGTCCTGAGCCGTACATAGGGAAGAGGTGTCAAAGTG tgAGAAATGTCTGCCAGAACGTCAGATGTGGTCACGGTGACTGTGTCGTCAATCTGAAGAAAGACCCTTTTTATGAGTGCAAGTGCAAACCTCCCTACCAAGGTCCTGACTGCAAGACAG TTCCAGTGTCTGCCTGTGAACCCAATCCTTGCCAAAATGGAGGCTCTTGCACAAAAGGGAACCGCCGCTTGCGCTGTCTCTGTGATGATGGATATTCTGGGAAATTCTGTGAAATTG CTGCCACTGACTGTTATGAGGGAAATGGAGAGACATACAGGGGTGTCGTCAGCGTCACAGATGATGGGCATGAGTGTCTGGACTGGCATTCAAATTTTATTGTGATGAATGGGGACGATCCTTTCTCCATGTACTCAGACTTTACTGGACTGGAACTGAACAACCACTGCAG AAACCCAGATGGGGATGACAAGCCTTGGTGTTATTATAAGAATCAAGGCAGACTGAAATGGGACTACTGCAAAGTCAAGAAATGCTCTGaag CCACTCCACCCTCACCAGTCCAACCAGTGCCAGGCCCTGCACAGTTCTCCCAATGTGGGATATCTGAGAGCCACCCTGTTCGCAATAGCAGGATTTTTGGGGGCAAGAAGTCTCTCCCTGGTGCCCACCCCTGGCAGGTGTCTGTGCAGGTCAGACAGAAAGGCTCCACTGCTGCATTTGGTCACTTCTGTGGTGGGATCCTCATCACATCCTGCTGGGTCCTCACTGCTGCACACTGCAT TGAGCCTCAGTATGACTACCAAGTGGTGTTGGGAGGAGTGAACATAGAGAAACAGGAGGAGATGGACCAGACCATCCCGGTCATACAGACGATTCCTCATGAGAACTACAGGGACAACACAACTGCTCTTTACAACGACGTTG CTCTGCTTAAACTCCAAGTTACCGACAGCCCTTACTGCGCCAAGGAATCCCGCTTTGTGAAGACAGCATGTCTACCGGACCAGGTGTTCCCCGCTGGAAAGGAGTGTGTGGTCTCCGGATGGGGAGCAACTGAAACAC AGAGGTACAGCAGCCAGCTGTTGAATGCTCGTGTTTTCCTGATCTCTGACCAGCGATGCAAAGATCCCACAGTCTACGGAAGTGTACTGGACAACAGCATGTTCTGTGCAGGGACTTTGCAGGGCGGCATCGACTCCTGTCAg GGTGACTCAGGTGGACCGTTGGTGTGTCAGCAGAATGGCACACACTATATCACCGGTGTGGTGAGCTGGGGTTACGGCTGTGCTGAGAGGAACAAGCCTGGTGTCTACGCCAACGTCAACGCATTCACCAGCTGGATCAAAAGCAAGATCAACTGA
- the LOC117247111 gene encoding factor VII-activating protease-like isoform X1, with protein MLTAAALLISLSILGVHGQNLNLDSIYIEYGDDYTTDAPNTGFDNSDWFFDLLDVSHACDPDPCLNGGSCQVQSATAFTCLCPEPYIGKRCQSVRNVCQNVRCGHGDCVVNLKKDPFYECKCKPPYQGPDCKTVPVSACEPNPCQNGGSCTKGNRRLRCLCDDGYSGKFCEIAATDCYEGNGETYRGVVSVTDDGHECLDWHSNFIVMNGDDPFSMYSDFTGLELNNHCRNPDGDDKPWCYYKNQGRLKWDYCKVKKCSEATPPSPVQPVPGPAQFSQCGISESHPVRNSRIFGGKKSLPGAHPWQVSVQVRQKGSTAAFGHFCGGILITSCWVLTAAHCIEPQYDYQVVLGGVNIEKQEEMDQTIPVIQTIPHENYRDNTTALYNDVALLKLQVTDSPYCAKESRFVKTACLPDQVFPAGKECVVSGWGATETQRYSSQLLNARVFLISDQRCKDPTVYGSVLDNSMFCAGTLQGGIDSCQGDSGGPLVCQQNGTHYITGVVSWGYGCAERNKPGVYANVNAFTSWIKSKIN; from the exons ATGCTGACCGCGGCGGCCCTGCTCATAAGCCTGAGTATACTAGGCGTTCATGGACAGAACCTAAAT CTGGATAGCATAT ACATTGAGTACGGAGATGACTACACCACTGACGCCCCTAACACTGGTTTTGATAATAGCGACTGGTTCTTTGACCTCTTAGATGTGTCCC ATGCTTGTGATCCAGACCCTTGCCTCAACGGTGGCTCGTGCCAAGTTCAATCCGCCACAGCATTCACATGCCTGTGTCCTGAGCCGTACATAGGGAAGAGGTGTCAAAGTG tgAGAAATGTCTGCCAGAACGTCAGATGTGGTCACGGTGACTGTGTCGTCAATCTGAAGAAAGACCCTTTTTATGAGTGCAAGTGCAAACCTCCCTACCAAGGTCCTGACTGCAAGACAG TTCCAGTGTCTGCCTGTGAACCCAATCCTTGCCAAAATGGAGGCTCTTGCACAAAAGGGAACCGCCGCTTGCGCTGTCTCTGTGATGATGGATATTCTGGGAAATTCTGTGAAATTG CTGCCACTGACTGTTATGAGGGAAATGGAGAGACATACAGGGGTGTCGTCAGCGTCACAGATGATGGGCATGAGTGTCTGGACTGGCATTCAAATTTTATTGTGATGAATGGGGACGATCCTTTCTCCATGTACTCAGACTTTACTGGACTGGAACTGAACAACCACTGCAG AAACCCAGATGGGGATGACAAGCCTTGGTGTTATTATAAGAATCAAGGCAGACTGAAATGGGACTACTGCAAAGTCAAGAAATGCTCTGaag CCACTCCACCCTCACCAGTCCAACCAGTGCCAGGCCCTGCACAGTTCTCCCAATGTGGGATATCTGAGAGCCACCCTGTTCGCAATAGCAGGATTTTTGGGGGCAAGAAGTCTCTCCCTGGTGCCCACCCCTGGCAGGTGTCTGTGCAGGTCAGACAGAAAGGCTCCACTGCTGCATTTGGTCACTTCTGTGGTGGGATCCTCATCACATCCTGCTGGGTCCTCACTGCTGCACACTGCAT TGAGCCTCAGTATGACTACCAAGTGGTGTTGGGAGGAGTGAACATAGAGAAACAGGAGGAGATGGACCAGACCATCCCGGTCATACAGACGATTCCTCATGAGAACTACAGGGACAACACAACTGCTCTTTACAACGACGTTG CTCTGCTTAAACTCCAAGTTACCGACAGCCCTTACTGCGCCAAGGAATCCCGCTTTGTGAAGACAGCATGTCTACCGGACCAGGTGTTCCCCGCTGGAAAGGAGTGTGTGGTCTCCGGATGGGGAGCAACTGAAACAC AGAGGTACAGCAGCCAGCTGTTGAATGCTCGTGTTTTCCTGATCTCTGACCAGCGATGCAAAGATCCCACAGTCTACGGAAGTGTACTGGACAACAGCATGTTCTGTGCAGGGACTTTGCAGGGCGGCATCGACTCCTGTCAg GGTGACTCAGGTGGACCGTTGGTGTGTCAGCAGAATGGCACACACTATATCACCGGTGTGGTGAGCTGGGGTTACGGCTGTGCTGAGAGGAACAAGCCTGGTGTCTACGCCAACGTCAACGCATTCACCAGCTGGATCAAAAGCAAGATCAACTGA